The Pseudomonas wenzhouensis genome has a segment encoding these proteins:
- the ispC gene encoding 1-deoxy-D-xylulose-5-phosphate reductoisomerase has product MSAVQQVTVLGATGSIGLSTLDVIARHPGRYQVFALSGFSRLAQLQALCVQHRPRYAVVPDAEAARELQGALRAAGLVTEVLAGEAGLCAVSADPAVDCVMAAIVGAAGLRPTLAAVQTGKKVLLANKEALVMSGALFMQAVRQSGAVLLPIDSEHNAIFQCLPGDYARGLQAVGVRRVLLTASGGPFRETPLAELEHVTPEQACAHPNWSMGRKISVDSASMMNKGLEMIEACWLFDARPEQIEVVIHRQSVIHSLVDYVDGSVLAQLGNPDMRTPIAHALAWPERIDSGVSPLDLFTVGRLDFERPDEQRFPCLRLAREAAQAGGSAPAMLNAANEVAVEAFLQRRIRFSDIAGMIESVLNAQPVQAVEALDAVFDADRRARELAGQWLARR; this is encoded by the coding sequence GTGAGCGCCGTGCAGCAGGTCACGGTGCTGGGGGCGACCGGCTCCATCGGCCTCAGCACGCTGGATGTGATCGCACGTCATCCCGGGCGTTATCAGGTGTTCGCCCTGAGCGGTTTTTCCCGGCTGGCGCAACTGCAGGCGCTGTGTGTGCAACATCGCCCGCGCTATGCCGTGGTGCCTGATGCTGAGGCGGCGCGTGAACTGCAGGGCGCTCTGCGTGCTGCCGGTCTGGTGACCGAAGTGCTGGCGGGGGAGGCAGGGCTGTGCGCCGTGTCCGCTGATCCCGCCGTCGACTGCGTGATGGCTGCCATTGTTGGCGCTGCCGGGCTCAGGCCGACGCTGGCTGCGGTGCAGACCGGCAAGAAAGTGCTGCTGGCCAACAAGGAAGCGTTGGTGATGTCTGGCGCCCTGTTCATGCAGGCCGTCAGGCAGAGCGGGGCGGTGCTGCTGCCCATCGACAGCGAGCACAACGCCATTTTCCAGTGTCTGCCCGGCGACTATGCACGCGGTTTGCAGGCAGTCGGCGTGCGCCGTGTGCTGTTGACGGCTTCCGGCGGGCCATTCCGCGAGACGCCTCTGGCCGAGCTGGAGCATGTCACGCCGGAACAGGCCTGCGCACATCCCAACTGGTCGATGGGGCGCAAGATTTCGGTCGATTCGGCCAGCATGATGAACAAGGGGCTGGAGATGATCGAGGCCTGCTGGCTGTTCGATGCCCGCCCCGAGCAGATCGAGGTGGTCATCCACCGGCAGAGCGTGATTCACTCGCTGGTCGATTACGTCGACGGTTCGGTGCTGGCCCAGCTGGGCAATCCGGATATGCGCACGCCGATTGCCCACGCCTTGGCCTGGCCGGAGCGTATCGACTCAGGCGTATCGCCGCTGGATCTGTTCACCGTCGGTCGCCTGGATTTCGAGCGTCCCGACGAGCAGCGCTTCCCCTGCCTGCGCCTGGCGCGCGAGGCGGCGCAGGCTGGCGGCAGTGCACCGGCGATGCTCAATGCGGCCAATGAGGTGGCAGTCGAGGCGTTCCTGCAGCGGCGCATCCGTTTCAGCGATATCGCGGGTATGATCGAGTCCGTACTGAACGCGCAGCCTGTCCAGGCTGTCGAAGCGCTCGACGCTGTTTTCGACGCTGACCGGCGTGCGCGTGAGTTGGCCGGGCAGTGGCTCGCGCGCCGTTGA
- the rseP gene encoding sigma E protease regulator RseP, with translation MSGLYMLVGTLIALGVLVTFHEYGHFWVARRCGVKVLRFSVGFGTPLVRWHDRQGTEFVIAAIPLGGYVKMLDEREGDVPAELAEQSFNRKSVRQRIAIVAAGPLANFLLALLFFWFVAMLGSQQVRPVIGAVQADSLAEMAGLRAGQEIVAVNGEATSGWAAVNLQLVRRLGESGALDLRVLEPGSTVETAKQVQLDNWLRGVDEPDPIGSLGIRPWRPVLEPVLAEVDSKGPAHAAGLREGDRLLALDDEPLADWQELVDRVRAMPGEAITLRVERDGQAQDVQLTLASRGDGEARTGYLGAGVQGVEWPPQMLREVRYGPLEGVVEGMRQTWAMSVLTLDSLKKMLFGELSVKNLSGPITIAKVAGASAESGLGDFLKFLAYLSISLGVLNLLPIPVLDGGHLLFYLVEWVRGRPLSERVQGWGMQIGISLVIGVMLLALVNDLSRL, from the coding sequence ATGAGTGGGTTGTACATGCTGGTTGGCACCCTGATTGCCTTGGGTGTCCTGGTGACCTTTCACGAGTACGGGCACTTCTGGGTAGCCCGCCGCTGCGGCGTCAAGGTACTGCGTTTCTCCGTTGGCTTCGGTACGCCACTGGTGCGTTGGCATGACCGCCAGGGTACCGAGTTCGTCATAGCGGCCATTCCTCTGGGCGGCTACGTGAAGATGCTCGATGAGCGCGAGGGCGATGTGCCGGCCGAGCTCGCCGAGCAATCGTTCAATCGCAAGAGCGTGCGCCAGCGCATCGCTATCGTCGCTGCCGGCCCGCTGGCCAATTTCCTGTTGGCGCTGCTGTTCTTCTGGTTCGTCGCCATGCTCGGCAGTCAGCAGGTGCGCCCCGTCATTGGTGCAGTGCAGGCGGACAGCCTGGCCGAGATGGCCGGCTTGCGTGCCGGGCAGGAGATCGTCGCGGTCAATGGTGAGGCCACCAGTGGTTGGGCGGCGGTCAATCTGCAGCTGGTCAGGCGCCTGGGCGAGAGTGGTGCGCTCGACCTGCGTGTGCTCGAGCCCGGCTCGACGGTTGAGACGGCCAAGCAGGTGCAACTGGACAACTGGTTGCGCGGCGTCGATGAGCCGGATCCGATTGGCTCGTTGGGTATTCGTCCCTGGCGTCCCGTGCTGGAGCCGGTGTTGGCTGAAGTCGATTCCAAGGGGCCGGCCCATGCGGCAGGTTTGCGCGAGGGCGACCGTCTGCTCGCGCTTGACGATGAGCCACTGGCCGACTGGCAGGAACTGGTCGACCGCGTGCGGGCCATGCCGGGCGAGGCGATTACCTTGCGTGTCGAGCGCGACGGGCAGGCGCAGGACGTGCAGCTGACCCTGGCCTCGCGCGGTGACGGCGAGGCGCGCACAGGTTATCTGGGGGCGGGGGTACAGGGTGTCGAATGGCCGCCGCAGATGCTTCGCGAGGTGCGTTACGGCCCACTTGAGGGTGTGGTCGAAGGTATGCGCCAGACCTGGGCGATGAGCGTGCTGACCCTCGATTCGCTGAAGAAAATGCTGTTCGGTGAGCTCTCGGTAAAAAACTTGAGTGGGCCGATAACCATTGCTAAAGTGGCTGGCGCTTCAGCTGAGTCAGGGCTGGGGGATTTCCTGAAATTCCTTGCCTATCTGAGTATTAGCCTGGGGGTTCTCAATCTGCTGCCAATTCCTGTACTGGATGGTGGGCATCTGCTGTTTTATCTGGTCGAGTGGGTGCGTGGTCGCCCCTTGTCTGAGCGGGTTCAGGGTTGGGGGATGCAGATCGGCATCAGTCTGGTCATCGGGGTCATGCTACTGGCCCTGGTCAACGACCTCAGCCGCCTGTGA
- the bamA gene encoding outer membrane protein assembly factor BamA, translating to MKRLLLPAVLSALMIAEVHAESFTISDIRVNGLQRVSAGSVFGALPLNVGEQVDDRQLVDATRSLFRTGFFQDIQLGRDGDVLVVTVVERPSISGIEIEGNKAISTEDLLKGLNQSGLAEGEIFQRATLEGVRNELQRQYVAQGRYSAEIEAEVIPQPRNRVALKITINEGTVAAISHINVVGNTVFTDEELSDLFELKTTNWLSFFRNDDKYAREKLSGDLERLRSYYLDRGYINMDISSTQVSITPDKKHVYITVNVEEGEKYSVREVKLSGDLKVPEEDVRALLLVQEGQVFSRKIMTTTSELITRRLGNEGYTFANVNGVPEAHDEDNTVSITFFVDPGKRAYVNRINFRGNTKSEDEVLRREMRQMEGGWASTYLIDQSKTRLERLGFFKEVNVETPQVPGTDDQIDVNYSVEEQPSGSITASVGFAQNAGLILGGSISQNNFLGTGNRVSIGLTRSEYQTRYSFGFVDPYWTVDGVSLGYNAFYRTTDYDELDVDVSSYSVDSLGAGVNIGYPISETSRLTYGLTVQQDTIDTGRYTVDEIFDFIEAEGDSYLNFKGSIGWSESTLNRGVLANRGHSQSLVLETTIPGSDLSFYKLDYRGQVFTPLSDNYTLRFHTQLGYGDSYGSTAELPFYEHYYAGGFNSVRGFEDSSLGPRSTPSSGNKPGTLRDPDQDALPFGGNVLVQGGVEMLFPLPFVKDQRSLRTALFWDVGNVFDTNCSSSQKRLSDSCDIDFSNLASSVGVGLTWITALGPLSFSLAMPIKKPDEADTQVFQFSLGQTF from the coding sequence ATGAAACGTCTGCTGCTACCTGCGGTACTGTCCGCATTGATGATCGCCGAAGTTCACGCCGAGTCCTTCACCATCTCCGATATACGCGTCAATGGCCTGCAGCGGGTTTCCGCCGGCAGCGTATTCGGCGCGCTGCCGCTCAATGTCGGCGAGCAGGTCGATGATCGCCAGTTGGTCGACGCTACTCGCTCGCTGTTCCGCACCGGCTTCTTCCAGGACATTCAGCTCGGGCGCGATGGCGACGTGCTGGTGGTTACCGTGGTCGAGCGTCCCTCCATCTCCGGTATCGAGATCGAAGGCAACAAGGCCATCAGTACCGAAGATCTGCTCAAGGGGCTGAACCAGTCCGGCCTGGCCGAAGGCGAGATCTTCCAGCGCGCCACCCTCGAAGGTGTGCGTAACGAACTGCAGCGCCAATACGTGGCTCAGGGCCGCTATTCGGCCGAGATCGAAGCCGAAGTGATTCCGCAGCCGCGTAACCGCGTTGCGCTGAAGATCACCATCAACGAAGGCACCGTCGCCGCTATCTCTCACATCAACGTGGTCGGCAACACGGTTTTCACGGATGAAGAACTCTCCGATCTGTTCGAGTTGAAGACCACCAACTGGCTGTCCTTCTTCCGCAACGACGACAAGTACGCCCGCGAAAAGCTGTCCGGTGACCTTGAGCGTCTGCGTTCCTACTACCTGGATCGCGGCTACATCAACATGGATATCAGTTCCACCCAGGTATCCATCACCCCGGACAAGAAGCACGTCTATATCACCGTCAACGTCGAAGAGGGTGAGAAATACAGCGTGCGCGAAGTGAAACTGTCCGGTGACCTCAAGGTGCCGGAAGAAGACGTGCGTGCACTGCTGCTGGTTCAGGAAGGGCAGGTGTTCTCGCGCAAGATCATGACCACCACCAGCGAGCTGATCACCCGTCGTCTGGGTAATGAGGGTTACACCTTCGCCAACGTCAACGGCGTGCCGGAAGCGCACGACGAGGACAACACCGTTTCGATCACCTTCTTCGTCGATCCGGGCAAGCGTGCCTACGTCAACCGCATCAACTTCCGTGGCAATACCAAATCCGAAGACGAAGTGCTGCGCCGCGAAATGCGCCAGATGGAAGGTGGCTGGGCCTCGACCTACCTGATCGATCAGTCCAAGACCCGCCTCGAGCGTCTGGGCTTCTTCAAGGAAGTCAACGTCGAAACCCCGCAGGTGCCGGGCACCGATGACCAGATCGACGTCAACTACAGCGTCGAAGAGCAGCCGTCAGGCTCCATCACTGCCAGCGTCGGTTTCGCCCAGAACGCCGGTCTGATTCTCGGTGGTTCGATCAGCCAGAACAACTTCCTGGGTACCGGTAACCGCGTCAGCATCGGTCTGACCCGCAGTGAATACCAGACCCGCTACAGTTTCGGCTTCGTTGACCCCTACTGGACCGTCGACGGCGTCAGCCTGGGTTACAACGCCTTCTACCGCACCACCGACTACGACGAGCTCGATGTCGATGTGTCCAGCTACTCGGTAGACAGTCTGGGCGCAGGCGTCAATATCGGTTATCCGATCAGCGAGACTTCGCGCCTGACCTATGGCCTGACCGTGCAGCAGGATACGATCGATACAGGTCGTTACACCGTCGACGAAATCTTCGACTTCATCGAAGCCGAAGGCGACAGCTACCTGAACTTCAAGGGTTCCATCGGCTGGTCCGAATCGACCCTGAACCGTGGCGTGCTGGCCAATCGTGGTCATTCGCAGAGCCTGGTGCTGGAAACCACCATTCCAGGTAGTGACCTGTCGTTCTACAAGCTCGACTACCGTGGTCAGGTCTTCACCCCGCTCAGTGACAACTACACCCTGCGCTTCCATACCCAGCTGGGTTATGGCGACAGCTACGGCAGCACCGCCGAGCTGCCGTTCTACGAGCACTACTATGCCGGTGGTTTCAACTCGGTACGTGGCTTCGAGGACAGCAGCCTGGGCCCGCGTAGTACGCCGAGCTCCGGTAACAAACCCGGCACGCTCCGCGATCCGGATCAGGATGCGCTGCCGTTCGGTGGTAACGTGCTGGTGCAGGGTGGCGTCGAGATGCTCTTCCCGCTGCCGTTCGTCAAGGATCAGCGTTCGCTGCGTACCGCATTGTTCTGGGACGTGGGTAACGTCTTCGACACCAATTGCTCGTCCAGCCAGAAGAGACTCAGTGACAGCTGCGACATCGATTTCAGCAACCTGGCCAGCTCCGTGGGTGTTGGTCTGACCTGGATCACCGCGCTGGGCCCACTGAGTTTCAGCCTGGCCATGCCGATCAAGAAGCCGGATGAAGCCGATACTCAGGTCTTCCAGTTCTCCCTGGGTCAAACCTTCTAA
- a CDS encoding OmpH family outer membrane protein yields MRKLTQLVLFTAALIATPAFAEMKVAVLNYQMALLESDAAKRYAVDAEKKFGPQLNKLKTLESDAKRIQDRMVKDGEKMQQAERERLELEFKQKARDFQFQSKELNEAKAIADREMLAKLKPNLDKAVEEVIKNGNFDLVLERGAVIDVKPQYDITRQVIERMNQMR; encoded by the coding sequence GTGCGTAAGTTGACTCAACTGGTTCTGTTCACCGCCGCCCTGATCGCCACTCCGGCGTTCGCCGAGATGAAGGTGGCCGTGCTGAACTATCAGATGGCGCTGCTCGAATCCGATGCCGCCAAGCGTTACGCCGTGGATGCCGAGAAAAAGTTCGGCCCGCAGCTGAACAAGCTCAAGACCCTTGAAAGCGACGCCAAGCGCATTCAGGATCGTATGGTCAAGGATGGCGAGAAGATGCAGCAGGCCGAGCGCGAGCGCCTCGAACTCGAATTCAAGCAGAAAGCCCGTGATTTCCAGTTCCAGTCCAAGGAGCTGAACGAAGCCAAGGCCATCGCTGATCGTGAGATGCTCGCCAAGCTCAAGCCGAACCTGGACAAGGCCGTTGAAGAAGTGATCAAGAACGGTAACTTCGACCTGGTGCTCGAGCGCGGTGCGGTGATTGATGTCAAACCTCAGTACGACATCACTCGCCAGGTCATCGAGCGCATGAATCAGATGCGCTGA
- the lpxD gene encoding UDP-3-O-(3-hydroxymyristoyl)glucosamine N-acyltransferase, with protein MSMTLTVTLGQLAERLGATLRGAEGKVITGLATLQEARPEQLSFLANAQYRKYLAQTQAGAVLLTADDAEGYAGDALIVANPYLAYAQLSHLFDPKPRAAAGIHATAQVAGDAQVDPSASIGPYAVIESGARIAADVSIGAHCVVGARSEIGEGGWLAPRVTLYHDVKIGKRVVIQSGAVIGGEGFGFANEKGVWQKIAQIGGVTIGDDVEIGANTTVDRGALSDTLIGNGVKLDNQIMIAHNVQIGDNTAMAGCCGISGSTKIGKNCMIAGGVGMVGHIEVCDNVFVTGMTMVTRSITEPGAYSSGTAMQPAGEWKKSAARIRQLDEMAKRLRELEKQLAAVTQTANVSSDA; from the coding sequence CTGAGCATGACGCTGACAGTTACCCTCGGCCAGTTGGCCGAGCGCCTCGGCGCTACCCTGCGTGGCGCCGAAGGCAAGGTCATCACGGGCCTGGCCACCTTGCAGGAGGCCAGGCCCGAACAGTTGAGCTTCCTGGCCAATGCCCAGTACCGCAAGTACCTGGCGCAGACTCAGGCTGGTGCCGTGTTGCTGACTGCCGACGATGCCGAAGGCTACGCCGGTGATGCCCTGATCGTGGCCAATCCCTATCTGGCTTACGCCCAGCTTTCGCACCTGTTCGATCCCAAGCCCAGGGCTGCTGCCGGCATCCATGCGACCGCTCAGGTCGCCGGTGATGCTCAGGTCGATCCGAGTGCCAGTATCGGCCCTTATGCAGTGATCGAGAGCGGTGCCCGTATCGCTGCCGATGTCAGTATCGGCGCCCATTGCGTGGTCGGTGCGCGTAGCGAGATCGGTGAGGGCGGCTGGCTGGCGCCACGTGTGACGCTGTATCACGACGTAAAAATCGGCAAGCGTGTGGTGATCCAGTCCGGTGCCGTGATTGGTGGCGAGGGCTTCGGTTTCGCCAACGAGAAGGGCGTCTGGCAGAAGATCGCCCAGATTGGCGGCGTAACCATCGGCGATGACGTCGAGATCGGCGCCAACACCACGGTGGATCGCGGTGCGTTGTCCGATACGCTGATCGGCAATGGCGTGAAGCTGGATAACCAGATCATGATCGCGCACAACGTGCAGATCGGTGATAACACCGCCATGGCTGGCTGCTGCGGTATTTCCGGCAGCACCAAGATCGGCAAGAACTGCATGATCGCCGGTGGCGTCGGCATGGTTGGCCATATCGAGGTGTGCGACAACGTGTTCGTCACCGGGATGACCATGGTGACCCGTTCGATCACCGAGCCGGGCGCCTATTCTTCGGGTACTGCCATGCAACCGGCGGGCGAGTGGAAGAAGAGCGCGGCCCGTATTCGTCAGTTGGACGAGATGGCCAAGCGCCTGCGCGAGCTGGAAAAACAGCTGGCCGCCGTGACCCAGACGGCGAACGTCTCATCTGATGCCTGA